The following proteins are co-located in the Borrelia hispanica CRI genome:
- a CDS encoding complement regulator-acquiring protein, producing MRKNLFILLVLGLASCNLDSKLLDNKERPDNFLKDVVNNVQDFVNNVQGDEPIKEDVVNKVSVEKVVRGDSVIKDEKGELISALINDINSVMRLLNQDKAEVEDANQYGMKDKVFKLVLNAVNNKTLDHDDNKEVRRLFYSSLLYNKERIKDFAEILKKVEADNTNKGTWIYDIMNTVVVDLQFDFERIINKLEKNRDKLDKLSLVDLREIKSKLEEIQLQKLNWRKAVDSLISSYKAKTDGISSDSKKLIEHIEKRYKDLIKVKIPEMKAVSNRIISILDNN from the coding sequence GTGAGAAAAAATTTGTTTATATTATTAGTTTTGGGGTTAGCGTCTTGTAATCTAGATTCTAAATTATTGGATAATAAAGAAAGACCTGATAATTTTTTAAAAGATGTTGTAAATAATGTTCAGGATTTTGTGAATAACGTTCAAGGTGATGAACCAATAAAAGAAGATGTTGTTAATAAAGTTTCTGTTGAAAAAGTAGTAAGAGGAGATTCTGTAATAAAAGATGAGAAAGGGGAATTAATATCTGCCCTTATAAATGATATTAATAGTGTTATGAGATTATTAAATCAAGATAAGGCTGAAGTTGAGGATGCAAATCAATATGGTATGAAGGATAAAGTGTTTAAATTAGTGTTAAATGCTGTTAATAATAAGACATTAGATCATGATGATAATAAGGAAGTAAGACGATTATTTTATTCCTCTTTGTTATACAATAAAGAAAGAATAAAAGATTTTGCAGAAATTCTTAAAAAAGTAGAAGCGGATAATACAAATAAGGGTACATGGATTTACGATATAATGAATACTGTAGTAGTAGATCTTCAGTTTGATTTTGAGAGAATAATTAATAAATTAGAAAAGAATAGAGATAAACTTGATAAATTGAGTCTTGTTGATTTAAGAGAAATTAAATCAAAGCTTGAAGAAATTCAATTACAGAAATTAAATTGGAGGAAAGCCGTAGATAGTCTTATTTCATCTTATAAAGCTAAGACAGATGGAATTAGTTCTGATAGTAAGAAATTGATAGAGCATATTGAGAAAAGATATAAAGATCTTATTAAAGTTAAAATTCCTGAAATGAAGGCGGTATCTAATAGGATTATATCTATTCTAGATAACAATTAA